Proteins from one Ricinus communis isolate WT05 ecotype wild-type chromosome 9, ASM1957865v1, whole genome shotgun sequence genomic window:
- the LOC8280736 gene encoding thiamine thiazole synthase, chloroplastic: MATMATMATALSSLPAKPQKASLFESSSAFYGTPVAAPSLRMQPTSKTNAVSVSMSASSTPSYNLNSFKFDPIKESIVSREMTRRYMTDMISYADTDVVIVGAGSAGLSCAYELSKNPDVQVAIIEQSVSPGGGAWLGGQLFSAMVVRKPAHRFLDEVGIEYDEQDNYVVIKHAALFTSTIMSKLLARPNVKLFNAVAAEDLIVKEGRVGGVVTNWALVSMNHDTQSCMDPNVMEAKVVVSSCGHDGPFGATGVKRLKSIGMIDSVPGMKALDMNTAEDAIVRLTREIVPGMIVTGMEVAEIDGSPRMGPTFGAMMISGQKAAHLALKSLGLPSALDGTFTLHPELVLAAAESGETADA, translated from the exons ATGGCAACCATGGCAACCATGGCAACAGCACTCTCATCTCTCCCAGCCAAACCCCAAAAGGCCTCTCTATTCGAATCCTCCTCCGCCTTCTATGGCACTCCAGTGGCCGCACCTTCTCTCCGTATGCAACCCACTTCCAAAACAAACGCTGTCTCTGTTTCTATGTCAGCTTCATCCACACCATCTTACAATTTGAATTCTTTCAAGTTTGATCCTATCAAGGAATCTATTGTTTCACGTGAGATGACTCGTCGGTATATGACTGATATGATCTCTTATGCAGACACTGATGTCGTTATTGTTGGTGCTGGCTCTGCTGGGCTGTCTTGTGCTTATGAACTTAGCAAGAACCCTGATGTTCAAGTTGCTATAATCGAGCAATCTGTTAGCCCTGGTGGCGGCGCTTGGCTCGGTGGTCAGCTCTTCTCTGCCATG GTGGTGAGGAAACCAGCACATCGCTTCCTTGACGAGGTAGGCATCGAGTACGATGAACAAGACAACTATGTAGTGATCAAGCACGCTGCCCTGTTCACCTCAACAATCATGAGCAAACTCCTCGCCCGACCCAACGTTAAGCTATTCAACGCTGTAGCTGCTGAGGACTTGATAGTGAAGGAAGGAAGAGTAGGCGGGGTTGTCACCAACTGGGCTCTCGTCTCAATGAACCATGACACACAATCTTGCATGGACCCTAATGTGATGGAGGCTAAGGTGGTGGTTAGCTCTTGCGGGCATGATGGACCTTTTGGCGCTACCGGTGTCAAGAGGCTTAAGAGCATTGGCATGATCGACAGTGTTCCTGGGATGAAAGCTTTGGATATGAACACTGCTGAAGATGCCATAGTTAGGCTTACTAGGGAGATTGTCCCTGGAATGATTGTTACCGGCATGGAAGTTGCTGAGATCGATGGCTCTCCAAGAATG GGACCAACATTTGGAGCAATGATGATATCTGGACAGAAGGCAGCTCACCTTGCTTTGAAGTCGCTGGGGCTGCCCAGTGCTCTTGATGGAACCTTCACTCTTCACCCAGAGTTGGTCCTAGCCGCAGCAGAATCCGGTGAGACAGCTGATGCTTGA